In a genomic window of Pontibacter liquoris:
- a CDS encoding sulfatase-like hydrolase/transferase: MRIADSFLAQKILLRYFNPRPYSLALSAILLLASVHFSVSEAKPKGLRTKNVIIVVIDGPRYSETWGTVPGHIPDMAKMRRRGVFFNNFLNDAYTYTNSGHTAITTGINQPIDNYGHELPANPSIFQLWLKSSGKPATAAWIITSKDKLNILGNTLQPQWQNQYLPSLNCGVNGPGTGYRADSLTLMVVKQTLARDKPNLMLINLMEPDGYAHAGNWNFYIRGITRDDRYVKQLWDYLQKDKHYKKNTTLLVLNDHGRHLDGIDGGWTEHGDSCEGCQHISLLALGPDFKKGPIVATRYTLVDVAPTVAKLLRFNFEQAQGHVITDLFPKKKLKQLNL; encoded by the coding sequence ATGCGTATCGCTGATTCTTTTCTGGCACAAAAAATCCTTTTAAGGTATTTTAATCCGCGGCCCTATTCGCTGGCCCTTTCCGCCATACTGTTATTGGCATCGGTCCATTTTTCTGTTTCCGAAGCCAAACCGAAAGGCTTACGCACTAAAAACGTGATCATCGTGGTGATAGACGGCCCCCGGTATTCTGAAACGTGGGGCACCGTGCCAGGCCATATTCCTGATATGGCTAAGATGCGGCGAAGAGGTGTTTTCTTTAATAATTTTCTCAATGATGCATATACCTATACCAATTCGGGCCACACAGCCATTACTACGGGTATAAACCAACCCATCGATAACTATGGGCATGAGCTCCCGGCAAATCCATCTATTTTCCAGCTGTGGTTAAAAAGCAGCGGAAAACCGGCCACGGCCGCCTGGATCATTACCAGCAAGGACAAGCTGAACATACTGGGTAACACCCTGCAGCCCCAATGGCAAAATCAGTACTTACCCTCCCTGAACTGTGGCGTGAACGGCCCCGGTACCGGCTACCGCGCTGATTCGCTCACGCTGATGGTAGTAAAGCAGACGCTGGCCCGGGACAAGCCGAACCTGATGCTCATCAATCTCATGGAGCCTGATGGCTATGCCCATGCGGGCAACTGGAACTTCTATATCCGGGGCATTACCCGGGATGACAGGTATGTGAAACAACTGTGGGATTATCTGCAAAAAGATAAGCACTATAAAAAAAACACCACGCTGCTGGTCTTAAACGATCATGGCCGGCACCTGGACGGTATTGACGGGGGCTGGACCGAACATGGCGATAGCTGCGAAGGCTGCCAGCATATTAGTTTATTGGCCTTAGGTCCTGATTTTAAAAAAGGACCTATAGTAGCTACCCGCTATACTTTGGTAGATGTTGCGCCTACTGTGGCCAAACTGCTGCGGTTTAACTTTGAGCAGGCACAGGGGCATGTGATCACGGATCTGTTCCCGAAGAAAAAGCTAAAGCAACTGAACCTGTAA
- a CDS encoding phenylalanine 4-monooxygenase yields MNLTQNYDSYTEENHQVWKILYKRQFENLPSKAIPEFFEGLQKVNFKPDQIPDFNEVNARLKPLTGFEVVAAPGIVDDALFFGLIANKKFPATVWIRRMEQLDYLEEPDMFHDVFGHVPLLTIPVYCQFLAELSQLALEHVDRPEIVDRLTRIYWYTIEFGLFKRPEGDVRIYGAGILSSVGESNLSVSPESVKHGFDVQHILETSYIKETYQSQYFYINSFDELLHSLPQLKTAIEKLREELVPAS; encoded by the coding sequence ATGAACCTGACACAGAACTACGACAGCTATACAGAAGAAAACCACCAGGTATGGAAGATCCTCTACAAGCGCCAGTTCGAGAACCTGCCTTCCAAAGCTATTCCTGAATTCTTCGAGGGCCTTCAGAAAGTTAATTTCAAGCCGGACCAGATCCCGGATTTTAACGAAGTAAATGCCCGCCTGAAGCCTCTGACAGGTTTTGAAGTAGTTGCCGCACCCGGCATTGTAGACGATGCCTTGTTTTTCGGCCTGATTGCCAACAAGAAATTTCCGGCTACGGTATGGATCCGCAGAATGGAGCAGCTCGATTACCTCGAGGAGCCCGATATGTTTCATGATGTGTTCGGGCATGTGCCGCTGCTCACTATTCCGGTATACTGCCAGTTTCTGGCCGAGCTGTCGCAGCTAGCGCTGGAGCACGTAGACCGCCCCGAAATTGTGGACCGGCTGACGCGCATTTACTGGTATACCATCGAGTTTGGCCTGTTTAAGCGCCCTGAGGGTGATGTGCGCATTTACGGCGCGGGCATTCTGTCGTCAGTCGGGGAAAGTAATTTGTCGGTATCGCCGGAAAGCGTGAAACATGGCTTTGATGTGCAGCATATCCTCGAAACCTCCTACATCAAAGAAACCTACCAGAGCCAGTATTTCTATATCAACAGCTTTGACGAACTGCTGCACAGCCTGCCGCAGCTGAAAACAGCCATAGAAAAGCTCCGAGAAGAGCTGGTGCCGGCCTCCTAA
- a CDS encoding CaiB/BaiF CoA transferase family protein — translation MPEAVFKDMLVLELASVLAGPSVGQFFAELGARVIKIENAATQGDVTRSWKLKTEDPETNVPAYFSAVNWGKTSLPLDLTKAGDLQQLYTLAAQADVVIASYKPGDAEKLKVDFASLQKINPRIIYGHITGYGPADARAGYDAVVQAESGFMYLNGQADGPPTKMPVALVDVLTAHQLKEGLLVALLQRARTGQGQLVQVSLLESAVSALSNQGTAYLVAGQNPQRMGSEHPTIVPYGSVYTSKDQKQLVLAVGDDRQFRRLCQVLGAPDFAEDPKYSTNYYRVQHRQEVNAQLCRLIAQQERETLLQALHRQHVPAGAVNAVAEVFALPQAQHMLLHAAGAKPGIRQVAFKLAEQNLSSLSPPPVYTAPE, via the coding sequence ATGCCTGAAGCTGTATTTAAAGATATGCTGGTGCTGGAGCTGGCAAGCGTGCTGGCCGGCCCAAGCGTGGGCCAGTTCTTTGCCGAGCTGGGTGCCCGGGTAATAAAAATAGAGAATGCCGCAACCCAGGGCGATGTAACGCGCAGCTGGAAGTTGAAGACCGAAGATCCGGAAACCAATGTGCCCGCCTACTTTTCGGCGGTAAACTGGGGCAAAACGTCATTGCCGCTGGATTTGACAAAGGCCGGCGATCTGCAGCAGCTTTATACGTTAGCCGCCCAGGCCGACGTTGTAATTGCCAGCTACAAGCCCGGCGATGCCGAAAAACTGAAAGTAGACTTTGCGAGTCTGCAGAAAATAAATCCCCGCATCATATACGGCCATATTACAGGGTATGGGCCGGCAGATGCACGCGCCGGCTATGATGCTGTGGTACAGGCCGAGAGTGGGTTTATGTACCTGAACGGGCAAGCGGATGGCCCGCCCACCAAAATGCCCGTAGCGCTGGTGGATGTGCTGACAGCTCATCAGTTAAAAGAAGGGCTGCTGGTGGCGCTGCTGCAACGTGCGCGCACCGGCCAGGGGCAATTGGTGCAGGTCTCGCTGCTGGAATCTGCTGTGTCGGCGCTTAGCAACCAGGGAACCGCCTACCTAGTAGCAGGCCAAAATCCGCAGCGCATGGGTTCCGAGCACCCTACTATTGTGCCTTATGGCAGCGTTTATACTTCCAAAGATCAGAAACAGCTGGTGTTGGCCGTTGGCGACGATCGGCAGTTCCGGCGGCTTTGCCAGGTGTTGGGCGCCCCGGATTTTGCCGAAGATCCAAAGTATAGCACCAACTATTACCGGGTGCAGCACCGACAGGAGGTAAACGCGCAGCTTTGTAGGCTGATCGCACAACAGGAACGGGAAACGTTGCTGCAGGCCTTGCACCGGCAACATGTGCCCGCCGGAGCAGTAAATGCGGTGGCAGAGGTTTTTGCGCTGCCACAGGCGCAGCACATGCTGCTGCACGCGGCAGGGGCAAAGCCCGGCATCCGGCAGGTAGCTTTTAAATTAGCCGAGCAGAACCTTTCTTCCTTGAGTCCGCCCCCGGTTTATACAGCGCCGGAATAG
- a CDS encoding YebC/PmpR family DNA-binding transcriptional regulator, protein MSGHSKWSTIKRKKGALDAKRSKIFTKLIKEITVAVKEGGGADPAGNPRLRLAIQASKAANMPKDNMERAIKKGEGTDGNYTEVTYEGYGSNGVAVFVDAMTDNVNRTFQNVRTIFNKNGGSLGTKGSLEFIFDRKGIFVIRRNERFSFEEDAFLLEMIDGGAEEVSFEEEVVTVTCALEDFGAMQRKVEALDLELESAELQRIPKTSVAVEDPEAVRKLLKLIDALEDDDDVQQVYHNLELNEQVLAALEN, encoded by the coding sequence ATGTCAGGACATAGCAAGTGGTCGACCATCAAGCGTAAAAAGGGTGCCCTCGACGCCAAGCGCTCAAAAATATTCACCAAACTCATCAAGGAAATTACTGTTGCTGTAAAAGAAGGCGGCGGCGCTGACCCGGCCGGCAACCCCCGCCTGCGCCTGGCCATACAGGCCAGCAAAGCGGCTAACATGCCCAAAGACAACATGGAGCGCGCCATTAAAAAAGGCGAAGGCACCGATGGCAACTATACCGAAGTGACGTACGAAGGCTATGGCAGCAATGGCGTAGCGGTGTTTGTGGACGCCATGACCGATAACGTGAACCGGACTTTCCAGAACGTTAGGACCATTTTTAACAAGAACGGCGGCAGCCTGGGCACCAAGGGCTCGCTGGAGTTCATCTTCGATCGGAAAGGAATTTTCGTGATCCGCAGAAACGAGCGCTTTAGCTTTGAGGAGGACGCCTTTCTGCTGGAAATGATTGACGGCGGGGCAGAGGAGGTCAGCTTTGAGGAGGAGGTGGTAACGGTTACCTGCGCCCTGGAGGATTTTGGCGCCATGCAGCGGAAAGTGGAAGCGCTGGATCTGGAACTCGAAAGCGCTGAACTGCAGCGCATCCCTAAAACCAGTGTCGCTGTAGAGGACCCCGAAGCGGTACGCAAGCTGCTCAAACTGATAGATGCCCTGGAAGACGACGATGATGTGCAGCAGGTATACCACAACCTGGAGCTGAATGAGCAGGTGCTGGCCGCCCTGGAAAATTAA